In endosymbiont of unidentified scaly snail isolate Monju, the following are encoded in one genomic region:
- a CDS encoding TrkH family potassium uptake protein — translation MHIRTIARIIGFFALGFGLILLAPLAVAALYGEDEIGHFLEAIGASLGTGLAFLLAGGRARHDLNNRDGFLVVALFWAGVGSLASLPFVLSAHLGPVDALFEAVSAFTTTGATVISGLDDLPHSLLFYRQLLQWLGGMGMIVLAIAVLPMLGIGGMQLYKAEAPGPFKEEKLTPRLNQTARYLWGFYVGMTGACALAYWLAGMSGFDAVSHAFSTVSTGGFSTHDASLGFFDNPLIEGIAILFMTLGAINFSVHYLAWRQRSLLTYLGNVEVRTFLLIILAVVLVIGGFLHFAGTYPDYNSALRNSIFEVVSVITSTGFGTVDFSHWPSFVPVLLIFISFIGGCGGSTAGGMKVMRIVLLTHQGWREVRRLIHPRAQLPIHVGNQVVSVQTVQAVWGFMAAYVVSFVILMLLMMATGLDQVSAFSAIAATMNNLGPGLGEVATSFSSVSEPGKLIAVFAMLLGRLEIFTILVLMTPEFWRA, via the coding sequence ATGCACATCCGCACCATCGCCCGCATCATCGGTTTCTTCGCCCTCGGCTTCGGTCTGATCCTGCTCGCGCCGCTGGCCGTCGCGGCCCTCTACGGCGAGGACGAGATCGGGCACTTTCTCGAGGCCATAGGCGCCAGCCTGGGCACGGGCCTTGCCTTCCTGCTGGCCGGGGGGCGCGCGCGCCACGACCTGAACAACCGCGACGGCTTCCTGGTGGTCGCCCTGTTCTGGGCCGGCGTGGGCAGCCTGGCCTCGCTGCCCTTTGTGCTCAGCGCCCATCTCGGACCGGTGGACGCCCTGTTCGAGGCTGTCTCGGCTTTCACCACCACCGGCGCCACGGTGATCAGCGGCCTCGACGACCTGCCGCACTCGCTCCTTTTCTACCGCCAGTTGCTGCAATGGCTGGGGGGCATGGGCATGATCGTGCTCGCGATCGCGGTGCTGCCCATGCTGGGCATCGGCGGCATGCAACTGTACAAGGCCGAGGCCCCGGGGCCATTCAAGGAAGAAAAACTCACCCCGCGCCTGAACCAGACTGCCCGTTATCTCTGGGGCTTCTATGTGGGCATGACCGGCGCCTGTGCCCTGGCCTACTGGCTGGCGGGCATGAGCGGTTTCGACGCCGTGTCACATGCCTTCTCCACCGTCTCCACCGGCGGCTTCTCTACCCACGACGCCAGCCTGGGCTTCTTCGACAACCCGCTGATCGAGGGCATCGCCATCCTGTTCATGACCCTGGGCGCAATCAACTTCAGCGTGCACTACCTGGCGTGGCGGCAACGCAGCCTGCTCACCTACCTGGGCAACGTGGAAGTCCGCACCTTCCTGCTGATCATCCTCGCGGTGGTGTTGGTGATTGGCGGTTTCCTGCACTTCGCCGGGACCTACCCCGACTATAACAGCGCCCTGCGCAACAGCATCTTCGAGGTGGTTTCAGTGATCACCAGCACCGGTTTCGGTACCGTGGACTTCTCGCACTGGCCCAGCTTCGTGCCGGTGCTGCTGATCTTCATCAGCTTCATCGGCGGTTGCGGTGGCTCCACCGCTGGCGGCATGAAGGTGATGCGCATCGTGCTGCTCACCCACCAGGGCTGGCGCGAGGTGCGCCGCCTGATCCACCCGCGCGCGCAACTGCCGATCCACGTGGGCAATCAGGTGGTCTCGGTGCAGACGGTACAGGCGGTGTGGGGCTTCATGGCCGCCTACGTCGTGAGCTTCGTGATCCTGATGCTGTTGATGATGGCCACCGGGCTGGACCAGGTCTCCGCCTTCTCGGCCATTGCCGCCACCATGAACAACCTGGGCCCCGGCCTGGGAGAAGTGGCCACCAGCTTCAGCTCGGTGTCCGAACCGGGCAAGCTGATCGCCGTGTTCGCCATGCTGCTCGGACGGCTGGAGATCTTCACCATCCTGGTGCTGATGACCCCCGAATTCTGGCGCGCCTAG
- a CDS encoding Glu/Leu/Phe/Val family dehydrogenase has product MTTPSPRQQGLQRVLDASRYVTDFKKGLLAHLANPKRAITTCFPVEMDDGSVRSFFGYRVLHNNVLGPGKGGLRFHPSLSLEEVSSLAALMTWKCALIDVPFGGAKGGVTCDTKQLSEGELRRITRRFIAELGDNIGPHTDIPAPDMYTNAQTMAWVYDTYDTMHPGRNNRPVVTGKPVDQGGSLGRRDATGNGVVFATEHFVRLRGIDGQHHLQDLRVAIQGFGNVGLAAARAFAAAGARVVALSDSHGTIYREEGIDPEQALAFKRAEGRLAGMPGTTSIDNAALLTSPCDILVPAATASQVHAENAGAIQARLVVEAANDPITPQADLILQERGIFCRNAASRYCLTSSPMPVVSA; this is encoded by the coding sequence ATGACTACCCCCTCGCCCCGCCAGCAGGGTTTGCAACGCGTGCTGGACGCCAGCCGCTATGTCACCGACTTCAAGAAGGGCCTGCTCGCGCACCTGGCCAACCCCAAGCGCGCCATCACCACCTGCTTCCCGGTAGAGATGGACGACGGCTCGGTGCGCAGCTTCTTTGGTTACCGCGTGCTGCACAACAACGTACTCGGCCCCGGCAAGGGCGGATTGCGCTTCCATCCGAGCCTGAGCCTGGAAGAAGTGTCCTCGCTGGCCGCGCTGATGACCTGGAAGTGCGCCCTGATCGACGTTCCCTTCGGCGGAGCCAAGGGGGGAGTGACCTGTGACACCAAGCAGCTCTCGGAAGGCGAGCTGCGGCGTATCACCCGGCGCTTCATCGCCGAACTGGGCGACAACATCGGTCCGCACACCGACATCCCCGCCCCCGACATGTACACCAATGCCCAGACCATGGCCTGGGTGTACGACACCTACGACACCATGCACCCCGGCCGCAACAACCGCCCGGTGGTCACCGGCAAGCCCGTGGACCAGGGGGGCTCGCTGGGCCGGCGTGACGCCACCGGCAACGGCGTGGTATTCGCCACCGAGCACTTCGTGCGCCTGCGCGGCATCGACGGCCAGCACCATCTGCAAGATCTGCGCGTGGCCATCCAGGGCTTCGGCAACGTGGGACTGGCAGCGGCCCGCGCCTTTGCCGCCGCCGGGGCGCGCGTAGTGGCGCTGAGCGACTCGCATGGTACCATCTATCGCGAGGAGGGCATCGACCCGGAACAGGCGCTCGCCTTCAAGCGCGCCGAGGGCCGCCTGGCGGGCATGCCCGGCACCACCAGCATCGACAACGCCGCATTGCTTACCAGCCCCTGCGACATCCTGGTGCCGGCAGCCACCGCCAGCCAGGTGCACGCAGAAAATGCCGGCGCCATCCAGGCGCGGCTGGTGGTCGAGGCGGCAAACGACCCCATCACCCCGCAGGCCGACCTGATTCTGCAGGAACGCGGCATCTTCTGCAGGAACGCGGCATCCCGGTACTGCCTGACATCCTCGCCAATGCCGGTGGTGTCTGCGTGA